A window of the Eubalaena glacialis isolate mEubGla1 chromosome 9, mEubGla1.1.hap2.+ XY, whole genome shotgun sequence genome harbors these coding sequences:
- the ANGPTL2 gene encoding angiopoietin-related protein 2 — protein MRPLCVTCWWLGLLAALGAAVGQKEGFEGTEEGSPSEFIYLNRYKRAGESSDKCTYTFIVPQQRVTGAICVNSKEPEVLLENRVHKQELELLNNELLKQKRQIETLQQLVEVDGGIVSEVKLLRKESRNMNSRVTQLYMQLLHEIIRKRDNALELSQLENRILNQTADMLQLASKYKDLEHKYQHLATLAHNQSEIIAQLEEHCQRVPAARPVPQPPPAAPPRLYQPPPYNRIINQISTNEIQSDQNLKVLPPPLPTMPTLTSLPSSTDKPSGPWRDCLQALEDGHDTSSIYLVKPENTNRLMQVWCDQRHDPGGWTVIQRRLDGSVNFFRNWETYKQGFGNIDGEYWLGLENIYWLTNQGNYKLLVTMEDWSGRKVFAEYASFRLEPESEYYKLRLGRYHGNAGDSFTWHNGKQFTTLDRDHDVYTGNCAHYQKGGWWYNACAHSNLNGVWYRGGHYRSRYQDGVYWAEFRGGSYSLKKVVMMIRPNPNTFH, from the exons ATGAGGCCACTGTGCGTGACGTGCTGGTGGCTGGGACTGCTGGCCGCCCTGGGAGCGGCTGTGGGCCAGAAGGAGGGCTTTGAGGGCACAGAGGAGGGCTCGCCCAGCGAGTTCATCTACCTGAACAGGTACAAGCGGGCCGGCGAGTCCTCGGACAAGTGCACCTACACCTTCATCGTCCCCCAGCAGCGGGTCACGGGCGCCATCTGCGTCAACTCCAAGGAGCCCGAGGTGCTCCTGGAGAACCGGGTGCACAAGCAGGAGCTGGAGCTGCTCAACAACGAGCTGCTCAAGCAGAAGCGGCAGATCGAGACGCTGCAGCAGCTGGTGGAGGTGGACGGCGGCATCGTGAGCGAGGTGAAGCTGCTGCGCAAGGAAAGCCGCAACATGAACTCGCGGGTCACGCAGCTCTACATGCAGCTCCTGCACGAGATCATCCGCAAGCGGGACAATGCGCTCGAGCTCTCCCAGCTGGAGAACAGGATCCTCAACCAGACGGCTGACATGCTGCAGCTGGCCAGCAAGTACAAGGACCTGGAGCACAAGTACCAGCACCTGGCCACGCTGGCCCACAACCAGTCAGAGATCATCGCGCAGCTGGAGGAGCACTGCCAGCGGGTGCCCGCCGCCCGGCCCGTGCCCCAGCcaccccccgccgccccgcctCGCCTCTACCAGCCGCCCCCCTACAACCGCATCATCAACCAGATCTCCACCAACGAGATCCAGAGCGACCAGAACCTGAAGGTGCTGCCGCCCCCTCTGCCCACCATGCCCACCCTCACCAGCCTCCCATCCTCCACAGACAAGCCGTCGG GCCCCTGGAGAGACTGCCTGCAGGCCCTGGAGGACGGCCACGACACCAGCTCCATCTACCTGGTGAAGCCAGAGAACACCAACCGCCTCATGCAGGTGTGGTGCGACCAGAGACACGACCCCGGGGGCTGGACCGTCATCCAGAGGCGCCTGGATGGCTCGGTCAACTTCTTCCGAAACTGGGAGACGTACAAG CAAGGGTTTGGGAACATCGACGGCGAGTACTGGCTGGGCCTGGAGAACATTTACTGGCTGACGAACCAAGGCAACTACAAACTGCTGGTGACCATGGAAGACTGGTCTGGCCGCAAGGTCTTCGCAGAATATGCCAGCTTCCGCCTGGAGCCTGAGAGCGAGTATTATAAGCTGCGGCTGGGGCGCTACCATGGCAACGCTGGTGACTCCTTTACCTGGCACAATGGCAAGCAGTTCACCACCCTGGACAGAGACCATGATGTCTACACAG GCAACTGTGCCCACTACCAGAAGGGCGGCTGGTGGTATAATGCCTGTGCCCACTCCAACCTCAACGGCGTCTGGTACCGCGGGGGCCACTACCGGAGCCGCTACCAGGACGGAGTCTACTGGGCTGAGTTCCGAGGAGGCTCCTACTCGCTCAAGAAGGTGGTGATGATGATCCGGCCGAACCCCAACACCTTCCACTAG